One window of the Babesia microti strain RI chromosome IV, complete genome genome contains the following:
- a CDS encoding mitochondrial ribosomal protein S14 precursor, putative (overlaps_old_locusTagID:BBM_III08020) has translation MAARNPGPTLNKEPLGFPTYHNKCKRDYLSRRLFLESEVNTRIYKNIYHNLGLKGAIPIDSKTGYYLIRKRCIQNGYARGVFKLTRMAKMAFFHVAREGWLKRYGFRPDVFRN, from the exons ATGGCTGCAAGGAATCCCGGACCTACCTTGAACAAGGAACCGCTAGGGTTTCCCACGTACCACAACAAGTGTAAAAGAGATTATTTGTCGCGAAGATTATTCCTGGAATCGGAAGTTAACACCAGAATTTATAAgaatatttatcacaatCTAGGTTTAAAAGGCGCTATACCCATTGATTCTAAG ACCGGTTACTATTTGATTAGAAAAAGGTGTATTCAGAATGGTTATGCCAGGGGTGTTTTTAAGCTAACTAGAATGGCAAAAATGGCGTTTTTCCACGTAGCTAGGGAGGGTTGGCTTAAACGTTATGGATTTAGACCAGATGTATTCCGaaattaa
- a CDS encoding conserved Plasmodium protein, unknown function (overlaps_old_locusTagID:BBM_III08032) — MTSPTHVAHTLLLILPLFHKFGQTSGLPCSDVLCNSCCIPFSSGCRAAYTTELSGVLVTDNINCKDCPCDHPVIGCGWIGKDFEKLQCNNCKSLRIEIGKNPNLSLVGCGYENIKGELVYLD, encoded by the exons ATGACTAGCCCTACACACGTAGCACACACATTGCTGCTGATCCTTCCACtttttcacaaatttgGTCAAACTTCAGGTTTGCCTTGTTCGGATGTGTTATGCAACTCATGCTGTATACCGTTTTCCAGCG GATGCAGAGCAGCATATACTACCGAATTGAGTGGAGTCTTGGTTACAGATAACATAAATTGTAAG GATTGTCCATGTGATCACCCTGTAATAg GCTGTGGATGGATTGGGAAGGATTTTGAAAAGTTACAATgtaacaattgtaaatcTTTACGCATTGAAATCGGAAA GAATCCAAATCTATCACTAGTAGGTTGTGGctatgaaaatattaaggGTGAATTAGTATATTTAGACTAA
- a CDS encoding peptide chain release factor eRF subunit 1 (overlaps_old_locusTagID:BBM_III08050): MSYSAEETDASIEQWKILRLIRNLESAKGNGTSMISLIIKPKDEIARINKMLADEFGTASNIKSRVNRLSVLSAITSTQQKLKLYRQTPPKGLVVYCGTILTEDGKEKKVSLDFEPFKPINTSLYLCDNKFHVEALKELLESDEKFGFIIVDGNGVLYGTLQGNTKEVLHSFTVDLPKKHGRGGQSALRFARLRLEKRHNYVRKVADIAVQMFITNDRPNVSGLVLAGSADFKNDLMSSDMFDPRLAAKVVKIVDVSYGGDHGFNQAIELSAQCLSNVKFIQEKKIISRFFDELAHDTGRYVYGVHDTINALEMGAVEMLIVYEALDIQRLQMRNPVTGEESVIIQTSERDTEAMRDPVNNVDLELVESIHLSEWLVNNYRNYGATLEFITNKSQEGSQFHRGFGGIGGILRYKLDMSEYDLPVNDNDFDDFI; the protein is encoded by the exons ATGAGCTATAGTGCTGAGGAGACAGATGCCAGCATTGAGCAGTGGAAAATACTGCGTCTAATTCGCAACTTGGAATCAGCCAAAGG TAACGGAACCAGTATGATCAGTCTGATAATAAAACCCAAAGATGAAATAGCGCGAATCAATAAAATGTTGGCTGATGAATTTGGTACCGCAAGCAACATAAAATCCCGTGTCAATCGATTATCAGTTCTATCGGCTATAACATCCACTCAGCAAA AATTGAAGCTTTATAGGCAAACGCCTCCAAAAGGATTAGTTGTCTATTGTGGTACAATACTGACCGAGGATGGAAAGGAGAAAAAAGTCTCTCTCGACTTTGAGCCATTTAAGCCCATAAATACATCACTTTATCTTTGTGATAACAAGTTTCATGTAGAg gcGCTGAAAGAATTGTTAGAAAGTGATGAAAAGTTTGGATTCATTATAGTTGATGGTAACGGGGTTTTGTACGGTACATTACAGGGTAACACTAAGGAAGTTTTGCATAGCTTTACAGTTgatttgccaaaaaaaCACGGAAGAGGTGGTCAATCAGCACTCAGGTTTGCTAGGCTTCGGTTGGAAAAGAGGCATAATTACGTAAGGAAAGTTGCTGATATTGCCGTTCAAATGTTTATCACCAATGACAGGCCAAATGTATCAGGACTAGTTCTCGCTGGAAGTGCAGATTTCAAGAATGACCTAATGTCTTCAGACATGTTTGACCCAAGGCTTGCAGCTAAGGTGGTTAAAATTGTGGATGTTAGCTACGGTGGAGACCATGGTTTCAACCAAGCAATTGAATTGTCAGCTCAATGCCTATCAAATGTCAAGTTTATCCaagaaaaaaaaatcattagtCGGTTTTTTGACGAACTGGCACATGATACTGGTAGGTACGTTTACGGGGTTCATGATACGATAAATGCCTTGGAAATGGGCGCAGTAGAGATGTTAATCGTTTATGAAGCACTAGATATTCAAAG ATTACAAATGCGTAACCCTGTGACCGGTGAGGAATCTGTGATAATCCAAACCAGCGAAAGGGATACAGAAGCCATGCGGGACCCGGTGAACAATGTGGATTTGGAGTTGGTGGAATCTATTCATCTGTCAGAATGGTTAGTCAACAACTATCGCAATTACGGTGCTACACTTGAATTCATCACCAACAAGTCGCAGGAAGGGTCACAATTTCACCGCGGTTTTGGTGGGATTGGCGGTATTCTTAGGTACAAATTGGACATGAGCGAATATGATTTGCCCGTCAACGATAATGATTTTGACGATTTCATCTGA
- a CDS encoding conserved Plasmodium protein, unknown function (overlaps_old_locusTagID:BBM_III08025;~overlaps_old_locusTagID:BBM_III08030) produces the protein MMNDSDSDVVVKYPKRQIGQFETILDSLILEIAFLKAAFQVNACLSPSVYNTIDSGPSPAAMIHGGYCRGKDLVKYLMEKCNCPRGLDQKLQYTTTNCTMSMLENSDPFDHIASFLRLSVYYTWVDEYVSYNYTRKVYYSSLPFPFSYTFYYLERNSLVQECKSKGLLHEIYVTKELEVIYKTIKPLLVNGTFGNGKFTDLDVVVFSSMAVLFSLPIKSNLFTNFVNNNRYLVNYVMNVNMKLRIWPCKNTFLAYIDPHTPL, from the exons ATGATGAATGATAGTGATAGTGATGTCGTGGTAAAGTATCCTAAGAGGCAGATTGGGCAGTTCGAAACTATTTTGGATTCATTAATTCTGGAAATAGCATTTTTGAAAGCTGCTTTCCAAGTGAATGCTTGTCTATCCCCTTCCGTCTACAACACCATCGATTCAGGCCCCTCACCTGCGGCAATGATCCATGGCGGTTATTGCCGTGGGAAAGAtttggtaaaatatttaatggaAAAATGCAATTGCCCCAGGGGACTTGATCAAAAGCTACAATACACTACcacaaattgtacaatgTCTATGTTGGAAAATAGCGATCCTTTTGATCACATAGCATCGTTCCTACGACTATCG GTATATTACACTTGGGTTGATGAATATGTATCGTATAATTATACTAGGAAAGTTTATTATTCCTCTTTGCCCTTTCCCTTTTCATACACTTTCTACTA TTTGGAAAGAAATAGTCTGGTACAGGAGTGTAAAAGCAAAGGTTTATTGCACGAAATTTATGTAACCAAGGAGCTCGAAGTGATATACAAGACAATAAAACCACTACTTGTAAATGGGACTTTTGGGAATGGAAAATTTACTGATTTGGATGTGGTTgtattttcatcaatggCCGTACTATTCTCCCTTCCCATTAAAA GCAATCTGttcacaaattttgtgaACAATAACAGATACTTGGTGAATTATGTGATGAATGTGAATATGAAGTTGAGAATTTGGCCATGCAAAAATACATTCCTAGCATACATTGACCCACATACCCCCCTTTAA
- a CDS encoding molecular chaperone DnaK (overlaps_old_locusTagID:BBM_III08040), with translation MKSLSLIRPFGRYIFRQDILYIFSNKEYIGTLHDFRRTFSSKVTGDIVGIDLGTTNSCVSVMEGSVPKVIENSEGMRTTPSIVAFTEDGQRLVGVVAKRQAITNPENTLFATKRLIGRRFDDSAIKKEQSILPYKIVRAQNGDAWIETHGKQYSPSQIGAIVLSKMKETAEAHLGRPVRKAVITVPAYFNDSQRQATKDAGKIAGLEVLRIINEPTAAALAFGLEKNDGKTIAVYDLGGGTFDISILEILGGVFEVKATNGNTSLGGEDFDQRILQHLVDEFKKQQGIDLKKDKLALQRLREASETAKIELSSKTQTDINLPFITADQSGPKHLQIKLTRAKLEELCNDLFEGTVEPCRKCMKDAGVTPDDLNDVILVGGMTRMPRVGEIVRKIFGKEPSKSVNPDEAVAMGAAIQAGVLKGEIKDLLLLDVCPLSLGIETLGGVFTRLINRNTTIPTKKSQIFSTAADNQTQVGIKVYQGERGMAADNQLLGQFDLIGIPPAPRGVPQIEVTFDVDANGIINISAVDKSTGKKQEITIQSSGGLSDEQVERMVRDAEAFKESDQQRKMAVDAKNEAETLVYSVKKQLSDFRDKISQEDVKGLEEKTAALESAMAGDDAEKIKQATKDLQELSWKVSKDMYQQQTKAESSDNTDGSGSDNKDS, from the exons ATGAAGTCGTTATCTTTAATACGCCCTTTTGGCCGATACATATTCAGGCAAGACATTCTGTACATCTTCAGCAATAAGGAGTACATAGGAACTCTACATGATTTTAGGCGTACTTTCTCTTCAAAAGTCACTGGAGATATTGTTGGTATTGATCTAGGCACTACTAATAGTTGTGTCTCTGTAATGGAGGGCTCAGTTCCAAAAGTTATTGAGAATAGTGAAGGTATGAGGACCACGCCCTCAATAGTCGCCTTTACTGAAGATGGTCAAAGGCTGGTGGGTGTGGTTGCTAAGAGACAAGCAATCACCAATCCTGAAAACACACTGTTTGCCACTAAGCGTTTAATAGGCCGCAGGTTTGATGATAGTGCAATTAAGAAGGAGCAATCTATATTGCCATACAAAATTGTGAGAGCTCAGAATGGCGATGCATGGATTGAAACACATGGCAAACAATATTCTCCTTCCCAAATAGGCGCTATtgttttatcaaaaatgaaGGAAACAGCAGAAGCTCACTTGGGTAGACCTGTGAGAAAAGCAGTGATAACGGTACCCGCTTATTTTAACGATTCACAAAGACAGGCGACAAAGGATGCGGGTAAGATCGCAGGTCTTGAAGTTTTGAGGATAATTAACGAACCAACGGCAGCTGCGCTTGCCTTTGGTTTGGAGAAGAATGATGGTAAAACAATTGCAGTATATGATTTGGGCGGTGGCACCTTCGATATCTCTATCCTGGAGATATTGGGCGGTGTGTTTGAAGTAAAAGCAACTAATGGAAACACTTCATTGGGGGGCGAAGACTTTGACCAGCGCATACTACAACATTTGGTGGATGAATTCAAGAAACAGCAGGGAATAGATCTCAAGAAGGACAAACTAGCACTTCAGCGTCTAAGAGAGGCATCTGAAactgcaaaaattgaattatccAGTAAGACCCAAACTGATATCAATTTACCATTCATTACTGCGGATCAATCTGGGCCGaaacatttacaaataaaacTAACCCGAGCGAAGCTCGAGGAGTTAtgtaatgatttatttgagGGAACTGTGGAGCCATGTCGAAAATGTATGAAAGATGCTGGAGTTACTCCGGATGATTTGAATGATGTTATTCTTGTGGGAGGAATGACCAGGATGCCTAGGGTTGGTGAGATTGTAAGGAAGATTTTTGGCAAAGAACCTTCGAAAAGTGTAAATCCTGATGAGGCGGTGGCAATGGGCGCGGCTATTCAGGCTG gCGTGCTAAAGGGCGAAATTAAGGATCTGTTGTTGTTAGATGTCTGTCCGCTTTCATTAGGTATAGAGACACTGGGTGGAGTTTTTACTAGATTGATTAATAGAAACACTACAATACCCACGAAGAagtcacaaatattttccacTGCCGCTGATAATCAGACGCAAGTGGGAATCAAGGTTTATCAGGGCGAGAGGGGTATGGCTGCTGATAATCAACTGTTGGGCCAATTTGACTTGATTGGTATTCCCCCCGCACCAAGGGGTGTCCCGCAAATAGAAGTGACCTTCGATGTGGACGCTAATGggataattaatatatccGCTGTTGACAAGTCTACAGGCAAGAAACAGGAGATTACCATCCAAAGCAGTGGAGGGTTAAGTGATGAGCAAGTGGAGAGAATGGTGAGGGACGCAGAGGCCTTTAAGGAATCCGACCAGCAGAGAAAGATGGCTGTGGATGCGAAGAATGAGGCTGAAACGCTAGTTTACAGCGTCAAAAAGCAGCTGAGCGATTTTAGGGATAAGATATCACAGGAGGATGTCAAAGGCTTGGAAGAAAAGACTGCAGCTCTGGAATCAGCTATGGCCGGTGATGATGCAGAGAAGATCAAGCAGGCCACCAAAGACCTGCAAGAACTGTCCTGGAAAGTATCAAAAGACATGTACCAACAGCAGACTAAG GCTGAGTCGAGCGATAACACTGACGGAAGTGGCTCTGACAACAAAGATAGTTGA
- a CDS encoding hypothetical protein (overlaps_old_locusTagID:BBM_III08005): MRSSICYTYFILYLFDIVVAVNATNINDYALGTVESYELNTHCIYQINLTKIPISATRQDFSVDTFALNFLQITAKIANITWKVKLLKDLPLDKTVYLDYTIERVTIKESNHIDDPVYVEWQITVLVPNIFVHSLHKSPITIIGDSNKTNDKTISKSIINEHVKVGL; this comes from the exons ATGAGGTCTAGCATCTGCTACACATATTTCATCctttatttatttgacaTAGTTGTGGCTGTAAATGCGACTAATATCAATGATTATGCCTTAGGCACTGTGGAATCCTACGAATTAAACACACATTGCATAtaccaaattaatttgacaaaGATACCTATCAGTGCCACAAGACAGGATTTCTCAGTTGATACTTTTGCACTAAATTTCCTGCAAATCACCGCAAAAATTGCTAACATTACATGGAAAGTCAAACTCCTAAAA GATTTACCACTTGACAAAACTGTTTATCTAGattatacaattgaaaGGGTCACAATTAAGGAATCCAATCATATAGATGACCCTGTATATGTTGAATG GCAAATAACAGTACTTGTACCCAACATTTTTGTTCATTCGTTACATAAATCTCCAATAACAATCATTGGAGACTcaaataaaacaaatgaCAAAACTATATCGAAAAGTATTATTAATGAACATGTCAAAGTTGGGTTAtga
- a CDS encoding conserved Plasmodium protein, unknown function (overlaps_old_locusTagID:BBM_III08015): MDGETGPNLRLAKPRDGSSISVCLFSENSSTIKVNKLIKPDEADSDIWSAECTVANKTVAKRFKVKNCNVDTSCYFLLTSLNNSTLNVMPVSNYQYLEPVIEGKGNIKMMDEDVPQNKLEKKLEMILKEEDIKTPRPNRDSDISYITSALSLTAVRKEKVNWDFEGDDDDDDDNDNNNFGGQEVEKSERLTSYGQKVKNLLKQQVNQEVDDELMQYEESKEGGSPASSVAGSTASKQSSAIDEMQNKVIRVIRQNMGRMPIKLLLDHFQIKTKNNAFKAMQDIIKRTCTVGLDNSRGQPIKIVTLKAEFYTH; this comes from the exons ATGGATGGAGAAACCGGTCCAAACCTCAGATTAGCAAAGCCTAGAGATGGAAGCTCGATCTCTGTTTGTTTATTTTCAGAAAATTCTTCAACAATAAAAGTTAACAAGTTGATTAAACCA GATGAGGCGGATTCTGATATCTGGTCGGCCGAATGTACAGTGGCGAACAAAACCGTTGCCAAACGGTTCAAAGTCAAGAATTGCAATGTAGATACTAGTTGTTACTTTTTGCTAACCTCATTG AACAACTCGACGCTGAACGTCATGCCAGTGTCAAATTACCAATATTTGGAGCCGGTAATAGAGGGGAAGggaaatattaaaatg ATGGATGAAGATGTTCCACAAAACAAACTGGAAAAGAAACTTGAAATGATCTTGAAAGAGGAGGATATTAAAACGCCAAGGCCCAATCGAGACTCCGATATTTCCTACATTACATC TGCATTGTCACTTACAGCTGTAAGAAAGGAGAAGGTAAATTGGGATTTTGAAGGGGATGATGATGAcgatgatgataatgataataataattttggtGGTCAGGAAGTCGAAAAATCGGAGAGACTAACCTCTTATGGGCAG AAGgttaaaaatttgctaaagCAACAAGTCAATCAAGAAGTTGATGACGAGCTGATGCAATATGAGGAAAGTAAAGAAGGTGGTTCACCAGCATCG AGCGTTGCCGGTTCAACAGCATCGAAACAAAGTTCTGCTATTGATGAAATGCAAAATAAAGTTATCAGGGTGATTAGGCAGAATATGGGAAGAATGCCAATCAAGTTGCTGCTAGATCACTTCCAAATTAAGACCAAAAACAATGCATTCAAGGCGATGCAA gatataattaaaagGACTTGTACTGTGGGTTTGGACAATTCTAGGGGTCAACCAATCAAAATAGTTACCCTCAAA GCCGAGTTTTATACGCACTAA
- a CDS encoding small subunit ribosomal protein S2e (overlaps_old_locusTagID:BBM_III08010), with the protein MAAERGGFTRGFGGKPQQGGRSRPKNNARPDDEIKQWVPVTKLGRLTQEGKITSIEDIYLHSIPIKEYQIVDYFFQPEMSDHKLKDDVVKIIPVQKQTNAGQRTRFKAIVAIGDGNGHCGLGTKCAKEVATAIRGAIIYAKLSLIPVRRGYWGNKIGDPHTVPMKVSGKCGSVRVRLIPAPRGTQIVGAPTTKKLLSFAGVKDCFSSSSGHTKTRGNFLKAVFDALSQTYGYLTPDLWRKIKLQPSPFEQWSGYMVHVNQSRRR; encoded by the exons ATGGCag CCGAACGAGGTGGATTTACTCGTGGCTTCGGTGGCAAACCGCAACAAGGTGGAAGGTCGCGTCCAAA AAACAATGCAAGACCTGATGACGAGATTAAACAATGGGTTCCTGTGACCAAACTAGGCAGACTTACTCAGGAAGGAAAAATCACCTCTATAGAAGATATCTACCTCCATTCAATCCCTATTAAGGAATATCAAATTGTGGATTATTTCTTCCAGCCCGAGATGAGCGACCATAAATTGAAGGATGATGTGGTTAAAATTATCCCCGTGCAGAAACAGACTAATGCGGGTCAACGTACTAGATTTAAGGCAATTGTAGCTATTGGCGATGGAAATGGCCATTGTGGATTGGGAACTAAATGTGCCAAGGAAGTTGCCACTGCAATTCGTGGTGCCATTATTTACGCTAAATTATCACTCATTCCGGTTAG ACGTGGATACTGGGGAAATAAAATCGGAGACCCTCACACAGTACCGATGAAAGTATCTGGTAAATGTGGAAGCGTTAGGGTTCGTCTCATTCCCGCGCCCCGTGGAACCCAAATTGTAGGAGCTCCTACAACTAAAAAGTTGCTATCTTTTGCTGGAGTGAAAGATTGTTTCTCCTCCTCCTCCGGGCACACTAAAACCCGTGGTAATTTCTTAAAG GCTGTATTTGATGCTCTAAGCCAAACATATGGATATCTCACTCCAGATTTGTGGAGAAAGATTAAATTGCAGCCTTCACCATTTGAGCAATGGTCCGGGTATATGGTGCATGTTAACCAATCACGGAGGAGATAG
- a CDS encoding conserved Plasmodium protein, unknown function (overlaps_old_locusTagID:BBM_III08035), producing MEKFRGFSDPATGIHPFLPSWSNDSKSPNIKKITNALIAIATWPVRLFLILISLTLLPFKLLRPYGCRLLLAAVGVWKIQFKNWKYAIEIKKSKDAVVFCNLTSFAEILMLEYTISPIFAIVHSNGTLSILKFMDMLLFTIRHEIKTNKGTLANLANAADYVSSKHIGPMVVFAEMQKSNGMVILQWPKELATNFNFARGGGCYAITCSYENPKLHFDKSTTLPHTVGNIYKHLLHIAFVPKVFMKLEIIPKECVAEVMKANSPVNELRKIMAGTLGKDGTAVSIDASKLAEFAKYYDKHA from the exons ATGGAGAAATTCAGGGGGTTCTCCGACCCTGCTACGGGAATACATCCCTTCCTCCCTTCATGGTCAAACGATTCTAAATCGCctaacattaaaaaaattacgAATGCACTAATTGCAATTGCCACATGGCCAGTGCGCTTATTTTTAATCCTAATCTCATTAACATTGTTACCCTTTAAACTATTGAGGCCATACGGCTGCAGGCTATTATTAGCAGCTGTAGGAGTGTGGAAAATTCAGTTTAAGAATTGGAAGTATGCAATTGAGatcaaaaaatccaaagATGCTGTAGTGTTTTGCAATCTTACAAGTTTTGCTGAGATTCTCATGCTGGAATATACAATCTCACCCATTTTCGCCATAGTCCATTCAAATGGCACCCTCtccattttaaaatttatggATATGTTATTATTCACTATTAGACATGAA ATTAAAACGAATAAGGGCACGCTAGCTAATCTGGCTAATGCCGCCGATTATGTCTCTAGCAAACATATAGGCCCAATGGTAGTCTTCGCAGAAATGCAAAAGAGTAATGGAATGGTTATTCTGCAGTGGCCCAAAGAATTGGCCaccaatttcaattttgcCAGAGGTGGGGGCTGCTACGCCATCACGTGTAGTTATGAAAATCCCAAATTGCACTTTGACAAATCAACCACTCTACCTCACACCGTAGGAAACATATACAAACACCTACTCCACATCGCATTTGTTCCTAAGGTCTTTATGAAATTAGAAATCATCCCCAAG GAATGTGTTGCCGAAGTTATGAAAGCAAACTCTCCCGTAAATGAGCTGAGAAAGATCATGGCTGGGACTTTAGGGAAGGATGGTACGGCGGTGTCAATTGATGCCTCCAAGCTCGCCGAATTTGCAAAATACTACGACAAACACGCATGA
- a CDS encoding hypothetical protein (overlaps_old_locusTagID:BBM_III08045), whose translation MMRTIQLYQNVPLKTNVNLAKICSRKYTAVIPRNKLLIGRATHLSNNKFELLHILAALNKLKINGIRGRKRFGLLLKLIPTSIGHDRLSHSFVQTLFSFKDQNFTNWLTKSSLLRLYIVPFLEKCIILSPPELISGYSLPLIQLGIKSDIFKTRLATSTIDYGTHFPLEQILHSICYLHWHQMNSLESVITLANLITDVGRIVSFHDSHFSIGNLVQWLSELGIRHDPLLEQLEQFLLEPASTVTSNCGQDTLNMSREYVRMLLMEKGEFDMPGDAFISFRQHWPEDRHVSFKKIGNAYFWYTGRFKYKPLMAIGMDKINSIDLCKIVVFGKFATNNLFEAIVYDYSPNKYKGGYTRCYKSVDGELFGRFILKLAIAVKIPHEIANYFIDTAIEKLKQTSLTGKEAMIEASFHMGISVWHKWPSSLVSSIGGLTLKSLAYIHLMDLPNSHNSVVKFANKFNLNSFGSLPFTAILTSDSATTSGGGLCDKYVTQTRKLVPLPRGTSFVPVYDRSTFHNYKWNKSKGHYPRGIEDASNRLSDQIVDLNKMSHISLHHANSDTYKDLEVLKTSEIAILAIINQLILNGSKNISNSLLEIITNIGRFRRYMTTPYSKIDQAYTLWTSAPAQNYNKRIQAQLDKLGSTDSVDPRFTILQSDENNISATDNVDKFERSKSNKMMDRPFGLQKRLEYFEEYLHRLSKQGMLLFESASGEIQKTSSLENNVYQTLLSFHSREEVKKQVCATTFTIDLVITPRQQ comes from the coding sequence ATGATGCGcacaatacaattatatcaaaatgTACCGTTAAAAACTAATGTCAATCTAGctaaaatttgttcaagAAAATATACTGCAGTTATTCCTAggaacaaattattaatcgGCAGGGCTACCCATTTAAGCAACAACAAATTTGAGTTGCTACACATATTAGCCGCGTTGAACAAGTTGAAGATCAATGGAATTAGGGGTAGGAAGAGGTTTGGCTTATTGCTAAAACTAATACCTACATCAATTGGCCATGACCGCCTCAGTCATTCATTTGTACAAACTCTTTTTTCCTTTAAAGACCAAAATTTCACCAATTGGCTGACAAAATCATCTTTGTTACGACTCTATATTGTGCCGTTTCTAgaaaaatgtataatcTTATCTCCACCTGAGCTGATTTCCGGTTATTCTTTACCGTTAATACAACTTGGTATCAAAAGtgacatatttaaaacaagATTAGCAACATCTACCATTGACTATGGCACCCACTTTCCGCtggaacaaattttacactcTATTTGCTACTTGCATTGGCACCAAATGAATAGTTTGGAATCGGTAATAACTTTGGCCAACCTAATCACAGATGTCGGAAGAATAGTTTCTTTTCACGATTcacatttttcaattggcaatttggTTCAGTGGCTAAGTGAATTGGGCATCCGACATGATCCATTGCTGGAGCAActtgaacaatttttacttGAACCTGCTTCTACTGTTACAAGTAATTGTGGCCAAGATACTTTGAATATGAGCAGGGAATACGTTAGGATGTTGTTGATGGAAAAGGGAGAATTTGATATGCCTGGAGATGCGTTTATTTCTTTTAGACAGCACTGGCCCGAAGATCGTCATGtatcatttaaaaaaatagGCAATGCTTATTTTTGGTACACTGGACGGTTCAAATACAAGCCATTAATGGCCATTGGCATGGACAAGATAAATAGTATTGATTTGTGCAAGATTGTGGTATTTGGCAAGTTTGCtactaataatttgtttgaaGCCATAGTCTATGACTATAGCCCCAATAAATACAAAGGGGGTTATACTAGATGTTATAAGTCTGTGGACGGGGAGTTGTTTGGAAGATTCATACTTAAATTAGCAATAGCTGTAAAAATACCACACGAAATCGCCAATTACTTCATCGATACAGCCATAGAAAAACTTAAACAAACAAGTTTAACAGGAAAAGAAGCAATGATTGAAGCATCTTTTCATATGGGTATATCTGTTTGGCACAAATGGCCCAGTTCTCTAGTGTCAAGCATTGGGGGGTTGACCCTGAAATCATTAGCATACATTCACCTAATGGACCTACCCAACTCACACAATTCagttgtaaaatttgccaacaaatttaatttgaaTTCATTTGGCAGCCTACCTTTTACGGCAATATTAACATCTGATAGTGCCACTACTAGCGGGGGAGGTTTATGTGACAAATATGTAACTCAAACCAGGAAATTAGTCCCCCTTCCTAGAGGCACATCCTTTGTGCCTGTTTACGATAGGTCAACATTTCACAACTACAAATGGAATAAATCTAAGGGACATTATCCGCGTGGTATCGAAGATGCCTCCAATAGATTAAGTGATCAAATAGTTGACCTGAACAAAATGTCACATATATCCTTACACCATGCTAATAGTGACACCTATAAAGATTTAGAAGTCTTGAAAACATCCGAAATTGCTATCCTAGCCATTATCAACCAGCTGATTTTAAATGGTAGTAAAAATATCAGCAACAGTTTACTAGAGATAATAACCAACATTGGCAGGTTTAGACGTTACATGACTACGCCATATAGCAAAATTGACCAGGCTTACACTCTATGGACCAGTGCACCAGctcaaaattacaataaacGAATCCAGGCACAACTCGACAAATTGGGATCTACAGATTCAGTAGATCCTAGGTTTACCATTTTACAATCTGATGAAAACAATATATCTGCCACTGATAAcgttgataaatttgaacgCAGCAAATCAAACAAGATGATGGATCGCCCATTTGGCCTGCAAAAGAGACTTGAATACTTTGAAGAATATCTTCACAGACTGTCTAAACAGGGAATGCTGCTTTTTGAAAGTGCATCGGGGGAGATACAAAAAACATCGTCTCTTGAAAACAATGTTTACCAGACCTTGTTATCATTTCATTCTAGGGAGGAAGTTAAAAAACAAGTTTGTGCCACGACATTCACTATTGATTTGGTAATAACGCCCAGGcaacaataa